A region from the Streptomyces sp. 3214.6 genome encodes:
- the pheS gene encoding phenylalanine--tRNA ligase subunit alpha: MSAPNKSYDPVEVEALKPEEIERMRDEALAAFAAADSLEALQEAKVAHTGGSSPLALANREIGALPPHAKAAAGKLVGQARGAVNNGLAARQEELEAERDQRVLVEEAVDVTLPHDRVPAGARHPLTTLSERIEDVFVAMGYEVAEGPQVEAEWFNFDALNIGPDHPARGEADTFFVQGPQGGTESGVVLRTHTSPVQIRSLMQRELPVYVICPGRVYRTDELDATHTPVFHQVELLAVDEGLTMADLKGTLDHMVQSLFGEGMKTRLRPNFFPFTEPSAEMDMVCYVCRGESVGNPDRPCRTCSSEGWIELGGCGMVNPKVLTACGVDPEKYSGFAFGFGIERMLMFRHNVEDMRDMVEGDIRFTRPFGMEI, from the coding sequence ATGTCGGCACCGAATAAGTCGTACGACCCTGTAGAGGTCGAGGCCTTGAAACCGGAAGAGATCGAGCGCATGCGGGACGAGGCGCTCGCCGCCTTCGCCGCCGCGGACTCCCTCGAAGCGCTCCAGGAGGCGAAGGTCGCCCACACCGGCGGCTCCTCCCCACTGGCCCTCGCCAACCGCGAGATCGGCGCCCTGCCCCCGCACGCCAAGGCCGCCGCCGGCAAGCTCGTCGGCCAGGCCCGCGGCGCCGTGAACAACGGTCTCGCCGCGCGCCAGGAGGAGCTGGAGGCCGAGCGGGACCAGCGGGTGCTGGTCGAGGAGGCGGTGGACGTCACGCTGCCCCACGACCGGGTGCCCGCCGGTGCCCGCCACCCGCTCACCACGCTGTCGGAGCGCATCGAGGACGTCTTCGTGGCCATGGGCTACGAGGTCGCCGAGGGCCCCCAGGTCGAGGCCGAGTGGTTCAACTTCGACGCCCTGAACATCGGCCCGGACCACCCGGCCCGCGGTGAGGCCGACACCTTCTTCGTGCAGGGCCCCCAGGGCGGCACCGAGTCCGGCGTCGTGCTGCGCACCCACACCTCGCCCGTCCAGATCCGCTCGCTGATGCAGCGCGAGCTGCCGGTGTACGTGATCTGCCCCGGCCGCGTCTACCGCACCGACGAGCTGGACGCCACGCACACTCCGGTCTTCCACCAGGTCGAGCTGCTCGCCGTCGACGAGGGCCTGACCATGGCCGACCTCAAGGGCACCCTGGACCACATGGTCCAGTCGCTGTTCGGCGAGGGCATGAAGACGCGGCTGCGGCCGAACTTCTTCCCCTTCACCGAGCCGTCCGCCGAGATGGACATGGTGTGCTACGTCTGCCGCGGCGAGTCCGTCGGCAACCCCGACCGCCCCTGCCGCACCTGCTCCAGCGAGGGCTGGATCGAGCTGGGCGGCTGCGGCATGGTCAACCCCAAGGTGCTGACCGCCTGCGGCGTCGACCCGGAGAAGTACAGCGGGTTCGCCTTCGGGTTCGGCATCGAGCGGATGCTGATGTTCCGCCACAACGTCGAAGACATGCGAGACATGGTCGAGGGTGACATCCGGTTCACTCGGCCGTTCGGGATGGAGATCTGA
- a CDS encoding TrmH family RNA methyltransferase, translated as MSSASPELISPRSPRVSAARRLARRNFRGKERLFLAEGPQAVREAAAHRADGDATLVELFATVEAAERYADIIGEARGAGARVHLADEQVIEDISTTVTPQGLVGICRFLDTPFDEIVAARPKLVAVLAHVRDPGNAGTVLRCADAAGADAVVLTDASVDLYNPKAVRASVGSLFHLPVAVGVPVERAVAGLKEAGVRILAADGAGDDDLDDELDKGTMGGPTAWVFGNEAWGLPEETRDLADAVVRVPIHGKAESLNLATAAAVCLYASARAQRASGGCRSVTES; from the coding sequence ATGTCCTCCGCCAGCCCCGAGCTGATCTCCCCCCGCTCACCCCGGGTGTCCGCCGCGCGGCGGCTCGCCCGGCGGAACTTCCGGGGGAAGGAGCGGCTGTTTCTCGCGGAGGGGCCGCAGGCCGTGCGGGAGGCGGCCGCGCACCGGGCCGACGGCGACGCGACGCTCGTGGAACTGTTCGCCACGGTCGAGGCCGCGGAGCGGTACGCGGACATCATCGGGGAGGCGCGAGGCGCCGGCGCCCGGGTGCACCTCGCCGACGAGCAGGTCATCGAGGACATCTCCACCACCGTCACCCCGCAGGGTCTCGTCGGAATCTGCCGGTTCCTGGACACGCCCTTCGACGAGATCGTCGCCGCCCGGCCGAAGCTGGTCGCCGTGCTGGCCCATGTGCGCGACCCCGGCAACGCCGGCACCGTCCTGCGCTGCGCCGACGCCGCCGGGGCGGACGCCGTGGTCCTCACCGACGCCTCCGTCGACCTGTACAACCCCAAGGCAGTCCGCGCCTCCGTCGGGTCGCTGTTCCATCTGCCCGTCGCCGTCGGGGTGCCCGTCGAGCGGGCCGTGGCCGGGCTGAAGGAGGCCGGGGTGCGGATCCTCGCCGCCGACGGTGCGGGGGACGACGACCTCGACGACGAACTCGACAAGGGCACCATGGGCGGGCCCACCGCCTGGGTGTTCGGCAACGAGGCCTGGGGGCTCCCCGAGGAGACCCGCGACCTCGCCGACGCCGTCGTACGGGTTCCGATCCACGGGAAGGCCGAAAGCCTGAACCTGGCGACCGCCGCCGCCGTATGTCTGTATGCATCGGCCCGTGCACAGCGCGCCTCCGGAGGGTGCCGTTCCGTCACCGAGAGCTAG
- the rpmI gene encoding 50S ribosomal protein L35: protein MPKNKSHSGASKRFKITGSGKVLRERAGKRHLLEHKSSRVTRRLTGNAEMAPGDAAKIKKLLGK, encoded by the coding sequence ATGCCGAAGAACAAGTCGCACAGCGGTGCCAGCAAGCGCTTCAAGATCACCGGCTCCGGCAAGGTGCTCCGCGAGCGCGCCGGCAAGCGCCACCTGCTCGAGCACAAGTCGTCCCGCGTGACGCGTCGCCTCACCGGCAACGCCGAGATGGCCCCGGGCGACGCCGCGAAGATCAAGAAGCTTCTCGGCAAGTGA
- the pheT gene encoding phenylalanine--tRNA ligase subunit beta — MRVPLSWLREYVDLPATETGRDVQAKLVSAGLEVETVEQLGADLKGPLVVGQVLTIEELEGFKKPIRFCTVNVGTANGTGEPQEIVCGARNFAVGDKVVVVLPGAVLPGNFAIAARKTYGRTSHGMICSGDELGMGDDGSHGIVVLPPETEVGKDAIELLELVDEVLDIAVTANRGDCLSIRGVARETAIAYGLPLRDPALLDVPAPNAFGYPVQVSEPMGCDRFTARTVTGLSPEARSPIWLQRRLQKVGMRPISLAVDITNYVMMELGQPLHAYDRSLVQGAIGVRRAGEGEQIVTLDGVTRKLHAEDLVITDDRGPIGLAGVMGGADTEIADHDAADNGGSATTDVVIEAAHFNAVSIARTARRHKLSSEASRRFERGVDPAAAAAAAQRTVDLLVLLAGGTADAGVTEIIAPSAPHTISVPADHPDKVAGVGYGRETVVRRLQEIGCDVYGQDELIVTVPSWRPDLVEANDLAEEVIRLEGYENLPSTLPNLPSGRGLTHRQRLHRRVGRALAGAGYVEAPNYPFIGEQVFDQLGLDADDPARRVVKLTNPLSDEEPALRTSLLPGLLGALRRNDGRGSHDLALFETGLVFLPREDAGVAGHLPVDRRPTDEELASLDVVLPEQPRHVSAVLAGAREQAGWWGKGRPSDWADAIESARIVAREAGAELIVRSGQYGPWHPGRCAELVVVVDGSERVVGHAGELHPRVLKALGLPARTCAMELNLDVLEQVGDDTPQAPSISTFPVATQDVALVVDRFVPHAEVEAALREGAGELLEGIRLFDVYENADQLGEGRKSLAYALRFRAGDRTLTVDEASAARDAAVALAGERTGAVLRG; from the coding sequence ATGCGGGTCCCGCTTTCCTGGCTGCGGGAGTACGTCGACCTGCCGGCCACCGAGACCGGCCGTGACGTGCAGGCCAAGCTCGTTTCCGCGGGCCTCGAGGTCGAGACCGTCGAGCAGCTCGGCGCCGACCTCAAGGGCCCGCTCGTCGTGGGGCAGGTGCTCACCATCGAGGAGCTGGAGGGCTTCAAGAAGCCCATCCGCTTCTGCACGGTGAACGTGGGCACGGCCAACGGCACCGGTGAGCCGCAGGAGATCGTCTGCGGCGCCCGCAACTTCGCCGTCGGCGACAAGGTCGTCGTCGTCCTCCCGGGCGCCGTCCTCCCCGGCAACTTCGCCATCGCCGCGCGCAAGACGTACGGCAGGACGTCCCACGGCATGATCTGCTCCGGCGACGAGCTGGGCATGGGCGACGACGGCAGCCACGGCATCGTCGTGCTGCCGCCGGAGACCGAGGTCGGCAAGGACGCCATCGAGCTCCTGGAGCTGGTCGACGAGGTCCTGGACATCGCCGTCACCGCCAACCGCGGCGACTGCCTGTCCATCCGCGGCGTCGCCCGCGAGACCGCCATCGCCTACGGTCTGCCGCTGCGCGACCCCGCCCTGCTCGACGTACCGGCGCCGAACGCCTTCGGCTACCCGGTGCAGGTCTCCGAGCCGATGGGCTGCGACCGCTTCACCGCCCGCACCGTCACCGGTCTGAGCCCCGAGGCGCGCTCCCCGATCTGGCTGCAGCGCCGGCTGCAGAAGGTCGGCATGCGCCCGATCTCGCTCGCCGTCGACATCACCAACTACGTGATGATGGAGCTCGGCCAGCCGCTGCACGCCTACGACCGTTCGCTGGTCCAGGGCGCCATCGGCGTCCGCCGGGCCGGTGAGGGCGAGCAGATCGTCACCCTCGACGGAGTGACCCGCAAGCTGCACGCCGAGGACCTCGTCATCACCGACGACCGCGGTCCCATCGGCCTCGCCGGGGTCATGGGCGGCGCCGACACCGAGATCGCAGACCACGATGCCGCCGATAACGGGGGGAGCGCCACGACCGACGTCGTCATCGAGGCCGCCCACTTCAACGCGGTGTCGATCGCGCGCACGGCCCGCCGCCACAAGCTGTCCTCCGAGGCGTCGCGCCGCTTCGAGCGCGGCGTCGATCCGGCCGCCGCCGCGGCCGCCGCCCAGCGCACGGTCGACCTGCTGGTGCTCCTCGCCGGCGGTACGGCCGACGCGGGCGTCACGGAGATCATCGCCCCGTCCGCCCCGCACACGATCAGCGTTCCGGCGGACCACCCGGACAAGGTCGCGGGCGTCGGCTACGGCCGGGAGACCGTCGTGCGCCGCCTCCAGGAGATCGGCTGCGACGTCTACGGGCAGGACGAGCTCATCGTCACCGTCCCGTCCTGGCGGCCCGACCTCGTCGAGGCCAACGACCTCGCCGAGGAGGTCATCCGGCTGGAGGGCTACGAGAACCTGCCCTCCACGCTGCCCAACCTCCCCTCCGGCCGCGGCCTCACCCACCGCCAGCGGCTGCACCGTCGCGTCGGCCGCGCCCTGGCCGGGGCCGGCTACGTCGAGGCGCCGAACTACCCGTTCATCGGCGAGCAGGTCTTCGACCAGCTCGGACTGGACGCCGACGACCCGGCCCGCCGCGTCGTCAAGCTCACCAACCCGCTGAGCGACGAGGAGCCCGCGCTGCGCACGTCGCTGCTGCCGGGTCTGCTCGGCGCCCTGCGGCGCAACGACGGGCGGGGCAGCCACGACCTGGCCCTGTTCGAGACCGGTCTGGTCTTCCTCCCGCGCGAGGACGCCGGCGTCGCCGGTCACCTCCCGGTCGACCGCCGGCCCACCGACGAGGAGCTGGCCTCGCTCGACGTCGTGCTGCCCGAGCAGCCGCGCCATGTCAGCGCCGTCCTCGCGGGCGCCCGCGAGCAGGCCGGCTGGTGGGGCAAGGGCCGTCCGTCGGACTGGGCCGACGCGATCGAGTCGGCGCGGATCGTCGCCCGAGAGGCCGGGGCCGAGCTGATCGTCCGCAGCGGTCAGTACGGGCCGTGGCACCCCGGTCGCTGCGCCGAGCTCGTCGTGGTCGTCGACGGCTCCGAGCGGGTCGTCGGTCACGCCGGTGAGCTGCATCCGCGGGTGCTGAAGGCACTGGGGCTGCCCGCCCGGACCTGCGCGATGGAGCTGAACCTCGACGTCCTGGAGCAGGTCGGCGACGACACGCCCCAGGCGCCGAGCATCTCCACGTTCCCGGTGGCCACGCAGGACGTCGCCCTCGTCGTGGACAGGTTCGTGCCGCACGCCGAGGTCGAGGCCGCGCTGCGGGAGGGCGCGGGTGAACTGCTGGAGGGGATCCGGCTGTTCGACGTCTACGAGAACGCGGATCAGCTCGGTGAGGGGCGCAAGTCGCTGGCGTACGCGCTGCGTTTCCGCGCGGGCGATCGGACCCTGACCGTCGACGAGGCCTCGGCCGCCCGGGATGCCGCTGTCGCTCTTGCGGGCGAGCGCACGGGAGCGGTACTGCGCGGCTGA
- the rplT gene encoding 50S ribosomal protein L20 produces MARVKRAVNAHKKRRAILEAASGYRGQRSRLYRKAKEQVTHSLVYNYNDRKKRKGDFRQLWIQRINAAARQNGMTYNRLIQGLKAANIEVDRKILAELAVNDATAFAALVEVAQKALPADVNAPKAA; encoded by the coding sequence GTGGCACGCGTCAAGCGGGCAGTCAACGCCCACAAGAAGCGCCGGGCGATCCTCGAGGCGGCCTCCGGCTACCGCGGTCAGCGTTCGCGCCTGTACCGCAAGGCCAAGGAGCAGGTCACCCACTCGCTGGTCTACAACTACAACGACCGCAAGAAGCGCAAGGGCGACTTCCGTCAGCTGTGGATCCAGCGCATCAACGCTGCGGCCCGTCAGAACGGCATGACGTACAACCGCCTCATCCAGGGTCTGAAGGCCGCGAACATCGAGGTCGACCGCAAGATCCTGGCCGAGCTGGCCGTGAACGACGCCACCGCGTTCGCCGCGCTGGTCGAGGTCGCGCAGAAGGCCCTCCCGGCGGACGTGAACGCGCCCAAGGCCGCGTGA
- a CDS encoding sensor histidine kinase — MSVGMSSTRDAQAVPPTPRSAGDLAGLGIDPDDLPDGLVVADEHGHVICFNAAAQRITAVPAADALGQRLDKALPLEDLEGRRWWQLTDPYGGLAIRVGQPERNLLLPGGREVLVTARYLRTEPTGPVHRVVVSIRDTEARRRTERSHAELIATVAHELRSPLTSVKGFTATLLAKWSRFTDDQKRLMLETVDADADRVTRLIAELLDISRIDSGRLEVRRQPVDIGAAVGRHIQAYVAAGQPADRFLLRLVQPLPDLWADPDKVDQVLSNLIENAVRHGEGTVTIDITPTASPREGEDTGTSVTVSDEGAGIPEESMNRVFTRFWRGSKRGGTGLGLYIVKGIVEAHGGTITVGRAPGGGAEFRFTLPVGAPAYLT, encoded by the coding sequence ATGAGCGTCGGCATGAGCAGTACACGGGATGCACAGGCCGTGCCGCCCACGCCACGGTCGGCCGGTGACCTCGCCGGACTCGGCATCGACCCCGACGACCTGCCCGACGGACTCGTCGTCGCCGACGAGCACGGGCACGTGATCTGCTTCAACGCCGCCGCCCAGCGCATCACCGCGGTCCCCGCCGCGGACGCCCTCGGACAGCGCCTCGACAAGGCCCTGCCGTTAGAGGACCTCGAAGGCCGCCGCTGGTGGCAGCTGACCGACCCCTACGGCGGCCTCGCCATCCGCGTCGGCCAGCCCGAGCGCAACCTGCTGCTGCCGGGCGGCCGCGAGGTACTGGTCACCGCCCGGTACCTCCGGACCGAACCCACCGGCCCCGTCCACCGGGTCGTCGTCTCGATCCGCGACACCGAGGCCCGCCGCCGCACCGAGCGCAGCCACGCCGAGCTGATCGCCACCGTCGCCCACGAGCTGCGCTCGCCCCTCACCTCCGTCAAGGGCTTCACCGCCACCCTGCTCGCCAAGTGGTCGCGGTTCACCGACGACCAGAAACGGCTGATGCTGGAGACCGTCGACGCCGACGCCGACCGGGTCACCCGGCTCATCGCCGAACTGCTCGACATCTCGCGCATCGACTCCGGAAGACTGGAGGTGCGCCGCCAGCCCGTCGACATAGGCGCGGCCGTAGGACGGCACATCCAGGCCTACGTCGCCGCCGGACAGCCCGCCGACCGGTTCCTGCTGCGCCTCGTACAGCCGCTGCCCGACCTGTGGGCCGACCCCGACAAGGTCGACCAGGTGCTGAGCAACCTCATCGAAAATGCGGTGCGCCACGGCGAGGGAACCGTCACGATCGACATCACGCCCACCGCGTCCCCCCGGGAAGGGGAGGACACCGGTACGTCGGTCACCGTGAGCGACGAGGGCGCAGGCATCCCGGAGGAGTCCATGAACCGCGTCTTCACCCGCTTCTGGCGGGGCAGCAAGCGCGGCGGCACGGGCCTCGGGCTGTACATCGTCAAGGGCATCGTCGAAGCCCACGGCGGCACCATCACGGTCGGCCGCGCCCCCGGCGGCGGCGCCGAGTTCCGATTTACGTTGCCCGTGGGCGCCCCCGCGTATCTCACCTGA
- a CDS encoding DUF1844 domain-containing protein, producing MSETSPAGSAETPGSAGSPDFDEMTRDIAEVPAVEVIVTVAVNLMSAAAVKLGLTEEGDKYKDLDEARKLVTALAGLLDASATEISSFHAAPLRDGLKSLQLAFREASLVPDEPGQGPGEKYTGPIYG from the coding sequence ATGAGTGAGACCTCCCCCGCCGGCTCCGCCGAGACCCCCGGCTCAGCCGGCTCCCCCGACTTCGACGAGATGACCCGCGACATCGCCGAGGTCCCCGCCGTCGAGGTGATCGTGACGGTCGCCGTGAACCTGATGAGCGCCGCCGCGGTGAAGCTCGGACTGACCGAGGAGGGCGACAAGTACAAGGACCTGGACGAGGCCCGCAAGCTGGTGACCGCCCTGGCCGGGCTGCTGGACGCGAGCGCGACCGAGATCAGCTCCTTCCACGCGGCCCCCCTGCGCGACGGCCTGAAGTCGCTCCAGCTCGCGTTCCGCGAGGCCTCGCTCGTCCCGGACGAGCCGGGCCAGGGTCCGGGCGAGAAGTACACGGGCCCGATCTACGGCTGA
- the infC gene encoding translation initiation factor IF-3 encodes MSAEPRINDRIRVPEVRLVGPSGEQVGIVPLAKALELAQEYDLDLVEVAANARPPVCKLMDYGKFKYESAMKAREARKNQAHTVIKEMKLRPKIDPHDYDTKKGHVVRFLKQGDKVKITIMFRGREQSRPELGYRLLQRLAEDVQDLGFIESNPKQDGRNMIMVLGPHKKKTEAMAEARQAQEARKAEAKANPGRSQNAADPDAVHSEAEADVEAPAEASADA; translated from the coding sequence ATCAGCGCCGAGCCCCGCATCAACGACCGGATTCGCGTTCCCGAGGTGCGACTTGTCGGTCCCAGTGGCGAGCAGGTGGGCATCGTCCCCCTGGCCAAGGCACTGGAGCTTGCGCAGGAGTACGACCTGGACCTGGTCGAGGTCGCGGCGAACGCCCGCCCGCCGGTCTGCAAGCTCATGGACTACGGGAAGTTCAAGTACGAGTCGGCCATGAAGGCCCGTGAGGCGCGCAAGAACCAGGCGCACACGGTCATCAAGGAGATGAAGCTCCGGCCGAAGATCGACCCGCACGACTATGACACCAAGAAGGGTCACGTCGTTCGGTTCCTCAAGCAGGGCGACAAGGTCAAGATCACGATCATGTTCCGCGGTCGTGAGCAGTCCCGGCCCGAGCTGGGCTACCGACTGCTGCAGCGTCTCGCGGAGGACGTCCAGGACCTCGGGTTCATCGAGTCGAACCCGAAGCAGGACGGCCGAAACATGATCATGGTTCTCGGTCCGCACAAGAAGAAGACCGAGGCGATGGCCGAGGCCCGTCAGGCGCAGGAGGCCCGCAAGGCCGAGGCGAAGGCCAACCCGGGCCGTTCGCAGAACGCCGCGGACCCCGACGCCGTGCACTCCGAGGCCGAGGCCGACGTCGAGGCTCCTGCCGAGGCTTCCGCCGACGCGTGA
- the mycP gene encoding type VII secretion-associated serine protease mycosin, whose protein sequence is MSRRTTTRRAGILCGLLAAAVALVPPATAYADSIRGQQWALDALHTQQAWRTTKGKGITVAVLDTGVEADHPDLAGNVLAGKDMVGFGAVEGQPAWAVHGTAMAGIIAGHGHGAGNADGVLGIAPEAKILPVRVILEDDDPQRTKARNTRGNALAEGIRWAADQGADVINLSLGDDSASAHPEPAEDEAVQYALKKGSVVVASAGNGGDKGDHISYPAAYPGVIAATAVDRYGIRASFSTRRWYATVSAPGVDVVIAEPDHRYYQGWGTSAASAFVSGAVALVKAAHPGLTPAQIKKLLEDTARNAPSGGRDDSRGYGFVDPAAAIKAAAALKPEGLQSAASGERYFGPGPDQEKTDDDTSSWAGLLAGGAGGVLLVTAVFLWRGRRERDPHDSREAYEAF, encoded by the coding sequence ATGAGCCGTCGCACGACCACCCGCAGGGCCGGGATCCTGTGCGGTCTCCTCGCCGCCGCGGTTGCTCTCGTGCCGCCCGCCACCGCCTACGCCGACAGCATCCGCGGCCAGCAGTGGGCCCTGGACGCCCTGCACACGCAGCAGGCCTGGCGGACAACCAAGGGCAAGGGCATCACCGTCGCCGTCCTGGACACCGGCGTCGAGGCCGACCATCCCGACCTCGCCGGGAACGTACTCGCCGGCAAGGACATGGTCGGCTTCGGAGCGGTCGAGGGCCAGCCTGCCTGGGCCGTCCACGGCACCGCGATGGCCGGCATCATCGCCGGTCACGGACACGGCGCCGGAAACGCCGACGGCGTCCTCGGGATCGCCCCGGAGGCGAAGATCCTCCCCGTCCGCGTGATCCTGGAGGACGACGACCCGCAGCGCACCAAGGCCCGCAACACCCGCGGCAACGCCCTCGCCGAAGGCATCCGCTGGGCGGCCGATCAGGGCGCCGACGTCATCAACCTCTCCCTCGGCGACGACTCCGCCTCCGCCCACCCCGAGCCCGCCGAGGACGAGGCCGTCCAGTACGCGCTGAAGAAGGGCTCGGTCGTCGTCGCCTCGGCCGGCAACGGCGGCGACAAGGGCGACCACATCTCCTACCCGGCCGCCTACCCGGGCGTCATCGCCGCGACCGCCGTCGACCGCTACGGCATCCGCGCCTCGTTCTCCACCCGCCGCTGGTACGCCACGGTCAGCGCGCCCGGCGTCGACGTCGTCATCGCCGAGCCGGACCACAGGTACTACCAGGGCTGGGGGACGTCCGCCGCCTCCGCGTTCGTTTCGGGGGCCGTGGCGCTCGTCAAGGCCGCCCACCCGGGCCTGACGCCCGCGCAGATCAAGAAGCTCCTGGAGGACACCGCCCGCAACGCCCCCTCCGGCGGCCGCGACGACTCCCGCGGCTACGGCTTCGTCGACCCGGCCGCCGCGATCAAGGCCGCCGCAGCCCTCAAGCCGGAGGGCCTGCAGTCCGCGGCCTCCGGCGAGCGGTACTTCGGCCCCGGCCCGGACCAGGAGAAGACGGACGACGACACGTCGAGCTGGGCGGGCCTGCTCGCGGGCGGCGCCGGGGGAGTGCTGCTGGTGACGGCGGTCTTCCTGTGGCGCGGCCGCCGCGAACGCGACCCGCACGACTCCCGCGAGGCGTACGAGGCCTTCTAG
- a CDS encoding SseB family protein, whose product MANKNIPDSGFSDDDGSADPLLSAALAAWAEDRTAVGPVLAALKGARLLVPVVAVLGEVEEGENGLRREKTSDMAVPTLKAGGRTALPAFTSTDTLARWDPEARPVAVPLHQALQAAAHEKADTVVLDLAGPVAFELTGPALLALAEGRTTTDPLADPAVIAAVRAAVAAEPEVLRAHLGPGQADGTLALVLDPAAAPAEAARAVARRLAADETLRARLVRGLDLALLPAGTTPPGEPLYVKS is encoded by the coding sequence GTGGCGAACAAGAACATTCCCGACTCCGGCTTCTCCGACGACGACGGCAGTGCCGACCCCCTGCTGAGCGCGGCGCTCGCCGCCTGGGCCGAGGACCGCACCGCCGTCGGCCCGGTCCTGGCGGCCCTCAAGGGCGCCCGGCTCCTGGTCCCCGTGGTGGCGGTGCTGGGTGAGGTGGAGGAGGGCGAGAACGGATTGCGGCGTGAGAAGACCAGCGACATGGCCGTCCCGACCCTGAAGGCCGGCGGCCGCACCGCGCTGCCCGCCTTCACGTCCACCGACACCCTCGCCCGCTGGGACCCCGAGGCCCGCCCGGTCGCCGTCCCCCTGCATCAGGCGCTGCAGGCCGCCGCGCACGAGAAGGCGGACACGGTCGTCCTCGACCTGGCCGGACCGGTCGCCTTCGAACTGACGGGGCCGGCGCTGCTGGCGCTCGCCGAGGGCCGTACGACGACCGACCCGCTCGCGGACCCGGCGGTGATCGCGGCGGTCCGGGCCGCCGTGGCCGCCGAACCGGAGGTCCTCCGTGCCCACCTCGGACCCGGGCAGGCCGACGGCACCCTCGCCCTCGTCCTCGACCCGGCCGCCGCCCCCGCCGAGGCCGCCCGCGCGGTGGCCCGGCGTCTCGCCGCCGACGAAACACTGAGGGCCCGCCTGGTACGCGGTCTCGACCTGGCACTGCTGCCGGCCGGGACGACGCCTCCGGGCGAGCCCCTGTACGTAAAAAGCTGA
- a CDS encoding serine hydrolase — translation MESSRARRSRRARPSRRRPLLHLALAAVAVLGATAGGTVYVKAQARSGAGAVSSSSPAPSASAPASGSQDGEVSVETVAASGTDRDALLASAMRSVTVPGAAAVSVAVLDMDSGAGAAYGEGLFDTASIVKVDILATLLLQAQDADRGLTAAEKSYATAMIENSDNDSASTLWRTIGKAAGLDAANERFGLTETEGGDDLLWGLTQTTAADQLALLQQVFGEDSELSEASRTYLQGLMGQIAVGQRWGVSAAAEGSSWALKNGWLPRSTTGLWDVNSIGRVTVGGHDYLVAVLSNGNASQSAGIALVEAAAEAAVSAFTAD, via the coding sequence ATGGAGTCTTCCAGAGCACGTCGCAGCCGCCGCGCTCGCCCCTCGCGACGGCGTCCGCTCCTCCACCTCGCACTCGCCGCGGTCGCCGTCCTGGGGGCGACGGCGGGCGGCACCGTTTATGTGAAGGCACAGGCGCGCTCGGGCGCGGGGGCCGTATCGTCGTCCTCTCCCGCGCCGTCGGCCTCGGCCCCGGCGTCCGGGTCACAGGACGGGGAGGTGTCCGTGGAGACCGTGGCAGCGTCCGGGACGGACCGCGACGCGCTGCTGGCGTCGGCGATGAGGTCGGTGACCGTGCCGGGTGCGGCGGCCGTGTCGGTGGCGGTGCTGGACATGGACTCCGGGGCCGGCGCCGCGTACGGCGAGGGCCTCTTCGACACGGCGAGCATCGTCAAGGTGGACATTCTGGCGACACTGCTGCTCCAGGCCCAGGACGCGGACCGGGGTCTCACGGCGGCCGAGAAGTCGTACGCCACCGCGATGATCGAGAACAGTGACAACGACTCGGCGTCGACGCTGTGGCGGACCATCGGGAAGGCGGCGGGTCTGGACGCCGCGAACGAGCGGTTCGGGCTGACGGAAACCGAGGGCGGCGACGACCTGCTGTGGGGGCTGACCCAGACCACGGCCGCCGACCAACTCGCCCTGCTCCAGCAGGTGTTCGGGGAGGACTCGGAGCTGAGCGAGGCCTCGCGGACGTACCTCCAGGGGCTGATGGGGCAGATAGCCGTCGGTCAGCGCTGGGGTGTCTCTGCCGCGGCCGAGGGGTCCTCGTGGGCGTTGAAGAACGGCTGGCTGCCGCGCAGCACGACCGGGTTGTGGGACGTCAACAGCATCGGGCGGGTCACTGTCGGCGGCCACGACTACCTGGTGGCCGTGCTGTCGAACGGCAACGCGTCGCAGTCGGCGGGGATCGCGCTGGTCGAGGCGGCGGCCGAGGCAGCGGTGTCAGCGTTCACCGCCGACTAG